A stretch of DNA from Campylobacteraceae bacterium:
ATAGAGTCCATCATCAGCTCGTTTTAGAGCATCGTTGATATTTGTTTCTTTTTCTATATCTACTTGAGCTACACCTAAACTTATTGTGAATTTAAAACGTTCATTTGATGGAAGCGTCATTCTTGATGATTCTACAAGTATACGTATTTTTTCAGCTACTACAGCTGTAGCGTCAAGTGCGGTGTATGGCAGTAATATGATAAATTCTTCGCCCCCATACCTACAAATAATATCACTTTTTCTTTGACTTTCAATGAGTATACGAGATAATGAAATTATGACATCATCACCAAATTGATGTCCGTATGTGTCATTTACATTTTTAAACTTATCAATATCAATCATAATGATTGACAAATTCTCTTTTTTTCTTTTAGATAAAGCTACTATACTTTTTGATATCTCGGCAAAATATCTTCTGTTATATAACGTAGTCATAGGGTCAGTAATTGTCAATAGCTTTAATTCTTTAAGTAATAATTCTCTTTCTTCTACTAAAGCACTTAGTTTATTATTTGATTCTGTTAAGTTCTTTGTTCTATCTTCTATTTTTTTTTCTAAAATGATTTCATTTTTATCTTTCAATTCTAAAAGTTCATTTTGTATCTTAAATTTTTCACTTTGAAATATATAAAATCTATTGGTAAGAACCAGTGTAAAAAATAATATCTCAAAAAATGAACCAAATAAGAAAGAGTATCTATTTATATCACTGTTTTCAATCCACCCATTTGCCATAGCTGACATTAAAGACATACTTACCATGTAAACGCTCATAGCGAAAAGATAGTATTTGGTATTAATATCATTATTTTTTCTTAAAATATAGATAGCTACTGAAAATAAAACTAAAAATAAAACAGAAGCTAATGTATTCATAATTTCAAACCACGGCTCAAAGCTAAAAACAATAAGAATAGCTAATACTCCAAAAATATATCCAAAAATATTTAAAGGTTTATATAGTTTAGGTAAGTGTTTTTTCACATTTAAAAATTCTGAGGAAAAGAGAATTAAGAACATTATAAACATAGGTGTTACCATGAGAAATTTATAAAAAAATTGATAAACTGGGGTATATAAGATCAATCCGCCGTAAGCAGCTGCCCATAAAGTATAAAAAAATGTATATCCACTATAATAAAGATACACACGCTCTTTTAATCTAAAATAAATAAATAAATTTATTAATGTAATAGTGAAGATTGCTCCAAGATAAAACATATATAAAATATCATTAGAATGTCCATGTATCGAGTTGAAATACTCTTTTTTATAAATCTCAAACTCTCCAGAAGTAGTAAGTTTAGAGTTTCCTTTTATATAAAAAGTTTGTATTTGATTGGGTTTTATTTTTAGATGAAATGTGGGATTGTGATTTAAAACCTCTCTTTGCTTGAAGGGTAGTATTAAACCATTTTTCTCTTTTTCCCAAGAGTTATTTACTTTTTTATAAAGGGTCATCTCGTGATAATATGCTTCACTAAAATTTAAAATAAAGTCTTCATATAAACTGTGGTTTTTAATTACAAACCTGAACCAAATATTTCCTTTTTCATGTCCAAATGTAAATTGACTTGGTATTTTTTCAAAGGATTTAGTCTCAATGTTTTCAATCGTAAGTTTTTTTGAACTGTCATAAAACTTTTCTAAAATAAAATTACTTTTTTTATCAATATTTTTATCTAAAATAATATTTGAAAAAAGAGTGTTTATAAATAATAAAACAAATAATAGAATTCTCAATTTGTACCTTTTAAGGACATGCCATGATTTATAATACATAATTTAATACAAATTACATACGTTTCAATACTGTCATATGTATAAAAGTATACGATTATGTTTTATAAAAATGGCTTAAAATGTGCTTACACGCTGGGGGTTGAATCTCCACTTTTGATACAATTTCTTTTATATTTTTTGTTAAAGTATTGTGAATAGTTAGAATTAATTACTCTCATAAAAGAAGATAAGTTTTCTTTTTTTGTTTCTATTAATAAATGATAGTGATTATCCATTAAAACATAAGTATGAAGAATAACATTGTCTCTTAAAGCTATTTTATTTATAATTTTAAGAAGCATATCTTTATCATTATTGTGGTTAAATATATTACATCTATTTCACCCCCAGGGGTGTATATAATTTGCTATTAACAAACAAGGATACTCATGATTAAAGCAATTCTTTTCGATCACGATGGAACAATTGTAGACTCAGAACAAGCCCACTATGAAATGTGGAGAGATGTTCTACGTAGTTATAATATTGACTTGTCCCATGAAGAGTACAAAAGTCAATATGCAGGTATACCAAGCACAGCAAACGCAATAACTATTGTGCAAAATCACTCTATGGAAGTAGAGCCTTCTGAACTCGAAATGGCTAAAGCAAAAATCACAAGTGAATACTTGGCTAAGCAAGCTTTTCCTCTTATGGAAGGAGCACTTGAGTCTATGCGTTATTTCTGCGCTCAAGGGTTAAAAGTTGGAATTGTTACTGGTGCAGGAAGAGAAGGAGTGAATACTACGTTGAGGAATCACAAACTCGAAAAGTATGTCTCAGTGGTCGTTTCTGGCGATGATGTTGAAAATAGCAAGCCTTCTCCTGATTGTTATTTATTGGCAGCAGACAAACTGGACTTAGAACCATCCGAATGTCTGGCCATCGAAGATACTTACAATGGTAGTCTTTCTGCCATTCGAGCCAACATAAAATGTATCGGTGTATCTTCATCGAATAGTGTGCGTGAGCTGTTTTCTGGTACGCAATTCGAATGTAGTAACCTCAATCTTGCGACACAGTGGATATCAAAAAAATTTCAGTTTGAAGTAAGTAACTAACAAAAAAATTAATATGGTCATCAAAATAACGAGGACGCAATACCAAATTATTTACAATTTGCTCATTACTAATTGCTGCTTGACACCTTTTTTTTGCTCTATAAATATCTTTTGGATATGATGAAAAATTAAAAGATAAGAAGGATTTTACATAAAATTTTATAGTAATAAAAAAGATTTTAAAATGATTTGGTTATTGTCTTGGCCTGTGATGCTTTCTAATATCTCACAACCTTTATTAGGACTTGTGGATATTGCGGTAATTGGTCATCTACCAGACAGTCGTTTTTTAGCAGCAATTGCTATTGGTACCACTATTTTTTCTTTTGTTTATTGGTCTTTTGGTTTTTTAAAAATGGGGACAACAGGAATGATTGCTCAAAGCGTTGGGGCGAATGATGGAGATGCTAATCGCACTGTTTTATCACAGTCTATTATTTTAGCACTTTTTATTTCTTTGTTAATACTGCTGTTTCAAGAAGTCATCATTGATGTAGCGTTGAATTTATTATTATCCGATGAAAAAGTATTACCACAGGCTTTAGCTTATTCAAGTATTCGTATTTATGGGGCACCAGCTGTTTTATGTTCTTATGTTTTATTGGGCTGGTTTGTTGGTAATCAAAATACTAAAGTTTTATTAATCTTATTAGTAAGTACGAACTTGTTAAATATAGTATTAGATGTAATAGCTGTTAATGTTCTAAATATGCAAGCAGAAGGTTTAGCTATAGCTACTGTAATATCAGAATACTTTGGACTAGTACTTGGGGCTTATTTTTGCCGTAAAATGCTTTTAAAGGTTGGGGGTACTGTTGTTTTTGAATCTTTAATCAAATTAAATAATTACTCAAAAATTATAAAAGTCAACCGTTATTTATTTGTAAGAACTATTTTATTACTTATTTCTATGTCCTTTTTTACAGCTCAAGGTGCTAAATTTGGGGCAGATACTTTGGCTGCGAATGCAGTACTACTTAGTTTTGTTATGTTAATTGCACATGTTTTAGATGGTTTTGCACATGCACTTGAAGCGTTAAGCGGAAAATCTATTGGGGCTAAAGATATGGAGAATTTTTTCCGTTTAGTTATTTCTGCTGCTTGTTTATCTTTTCTTGTAGCTCTTTGTTTTAGTGTGTTTTTCTACTTTTTAGGCGAAGAAATTATAGGAGCTTTAACCTCAATATCACAAGTACAAGACATTGCGATTAAATACTTACCTTGGTTAATAATCTTGCCAATATTAGCAGCACCCAGTTATTTATTAGATGGAGTATTTATAGGGGCAACACAAGTAAAAGTCATGCAAAATGCGATGTTAGTATCCGTAATACTGGTCTATTTCCCTGTATGGTTTTTCACACAAGCTTTAGAAAATAATGGTTTGTGGATAGCAATGCTTTCCCTTTATATAGCAAGGGGAGTAACAAGCGTTGCAGGTTTTATTTATATCACTAAAAAAAATAAATGGTTTTAACATTAATTAAATTTTCTACTTAATTAATTATTGACAAAAATACGGTATTCGTATATAATGTAAATATATAAGGATAGCGAATGACTCAAGTAGAAATTAGTAAATATTTAGAGATACCATTAACAACTCTTAATGATTGGAAAAAAGAGGACAGTAATAGAAATAAACTGTATCAACTACTTATTCATCTTGATAAAAAAGAACTTCAAAATATTAGTGAAAAAAAAGTTACTCATAGGTTTTTTCATATACTTAATAGAAATATTGATGAACATTTCAAATTTACATATAGTGACATTAAAAAAGCATTTAATAAAAGTAAGTATGATGATGCAAGCATTAAAGAACAAAGTATTTATTCAAAGTTTTTTAAAGAACTATCGCCTGATGAGCTTGAAGAGTTTATTTCAACATTTGATATTTCAAAAAGAGATGTTAAGAATATATATATCACAAGTCCTTTTAGAAGTTTAACAGGTGTCGCTAAATCATGGGACAAACGATTTAGACTTAAACATCTTCCTTTAAATGGCGATAATGAAAATATTGTTCCTCTTGCATTGCAAAATATATTAAAGCGAAAAAAAATAGTTCATGTATGATTTCTCAAAACAAAAAGCTATGCTTAACGCAACTCTTTTACTTTTAGAAGAAAAGGGATTAAAAGATGTATCTACTCTTGGTGGAGGTACTGCTTTAGCAGCTTATTATTGGAATCATAGATATTCTACGGATATTGATATTTTTATATATGCTGATGTCGATAAAAAACACTTACTTAAAGAGTCTTCTTGGAGTAAGGAAGTAAAAGAAAGTATGAAAAACATTGGATTTACTGGAGATTTTAGATCTCATCCTATTTATTCTGAAATTGTAATAGATGAAGATTGTAAGATTCAATTTTTTGATGTTATTCAAAAATCAAAAGTTCCTTATACTAAAGTAACGTTATGGAATCATGGATTATTAATTGATACAGTAGAAGAAATAATTGCAAAAAAAATTTATTATAGAGCTGGGAATGGTAATGCTAGAGATTTATTTGATATTGCAATTGCATTTAATAAAGAACCTAATATTCTAAGTAAAACAACGTTAAAAAAAGAAAAAATTATTGTACTTTTTGAAACGGTAAGTAATATTTACAAAAATCAAGAATTAAGAGATTTATATTTAGAAGAAATAAAACAGATGAATCCCAATAAAAAATATAAATTTTTAGCAGTAAATACTCTTGAATATTTATATGGTATTTTAGAGAATATTTGTGGGGCTTATAATTTATCTTATGAGCTTACAAATGAAGAATATATTGAAATTGAGAATATTGTATTTTTAAGTTTAAAGAAGTAGGGTTATTTAGAGTATTAAGGCATTTGATGCTCAAAGAGCTTATTATATTTGCTGTATAATATAATAAGTTTATAAATTTTATTTTTATTACATTTTTTCGTTTTATACTATTTTACTTGATAATAATTTGATATAAAAGGATTTAATATGACGTATAAAAAACTTTTTTTTCCCATTGGTGGAGGAGAAGAGCTAGAAGATAGACTATATGGTGCTTTATTAATTGCAAAACATTTTGCGGTTGATGTAGATATTTTACAATCCAGATTAGAAACTATTGTTACTATGACAGATACTATGCGTTTACCTACAGAGATTCAAAATTCTATTGATGAAGTTCTTAGATCTCAGTATAAAGAAGAAGATGATGAATTTAAAGCCCTTCTTTCTAAGGTAATCAACAAGGTTGGTATTGATAAAAGTCTTGTTAATTTAAAAATTAAAGTAGGGGTTAGAAGTTCTTTGGTGGAACAAGCTTCTAAGTTTTGTGATTTAGTTATTGCAGCAGCGCCTCCCTCTGGTATTGCTACTGCTACTTTTGAAACAGCTGTTTTAAAAAGTGGAAAATCAGTATTAATGTTTCCAAGAGTTATGAAAAAGTTTTCGCTTGATTCTATTATTATTGGCTGGAATAATTCTCCTGAAGCTTCAAGATCTTTGACTTCTTCCCTTGATTTATTAAAAGCTGCAAAAAAAGTAAAAATAGTTTCTTCTAAAGAATATATAAAAGATGAAACTCAAATGAAAGATATACAAGCATATTTATCTTTACATGGAGTAGAAAGCACTTATGAAATAGTAAAAACAACCAGAATTCCAGGGCAGGCTTTATTAAATGCTGCAAATGATGGCAATTTTGATTTAATTGTTGCTGGTGCTTTTGGACAAAAAGGCTTAAGAGAACTTATGTTTGGTGGAACAACAAGATATTTGTTGGAAAATTCTACTTTACCAGTATTTTTATCTCACTAATTACACAGAAGTATGGTTTATTCCATACTTCAAAACCCTCTACGAATCTAACTTTCTAAGCCTTTAAAACCTTTTTTATAAATTTTGTATACAATACGATTAATAAAGGATCTAAATGTTAAATAAGTATTCCATCATCTCAAAAATAAAACTAATCGATCAGGGTATTTTATTCATGCTTTCATCTGCTCTTATTGGGGCACTTTCAGGGGCAGTTGCTAAAATATTATCAGATACTATGGACCCCATTGAAATAGTATTTTATAGAAATCTTTTGGGCGTTATAATTGTACTTTATAGTTTGAAAAAAGTCCCTGTAGCTATAGATATGTCAAAACTTAACTTACTTGTTTTAAGAGGTGTTTTTGGAACACTTGCTATGCTGTGTTATTTTTATACTATTGCTTCGATTCCTTTAGGAGAAGCTGTGATATTAAATAAAACATCGCCCTTTTTTGTAACGATTTTTGCTTATTATTTGATGAAAGAGTCTATTAGTACGAGCACCATTCTAGCTTTGTTTATTGGATTTTTAGGGGTTATATTTATAATAAAACCTTTTGGTTTAGAAATATCTTTTGAACATATTCTTGGAATTTTAGGTGGTTTTTTTGCAGCTGCTGCTTATGCCACTATTAAAAAAATAAAAGACATTTATGATGCAAGAATTATTATGCTTTCTTTTATGGGGATAGGAGTGATTATTCCTTTATTCATTTTGTTATTTACTTCTTTCGTTGAGTTTAAAATATATACTGATCCTTTTGTTTGGGCGCTTATTGCTTTTATGGCTGTTTTATCCACGGCATCTCAGTGGTTTCTTACTCGTGCTTATAGTTTAAGTGCTGCAAGTATTATTGGCGTTATTAGTTATACCAGTATTCCTTTTGCTGTTGGTTTTGGTCTTATGTTAGGAGATGAAATACCAGATATATACGCAATCTCTGGTATTGCACTTATTGCTTTAGGTGGTATTTTAGTGGGTAGAAAACCAAGAAAAAAAGAATAAAAGTATATAAAAAATATCACTACATTTTTTTTAAATA
This window harbors:
- a CDS encoding HAD family phosphatase — protein: MIKAILFDHDGTIVDSEQAHYEMWRDVLRSYNIDLSHEEYKSQYAGIPSTANAITIVQNHSMEVEPSELEMAKAKITSEYLAKQAFPLMEGALESMRYFCAQGLKVGIVTGAGREGVNTTLRNHKLEKYVSVVVSGDDVENSKPSPDCYLLAADKLDLEPSECLAIEDTYNGSLSAIRANIKCIGVSSSNSVRELFSGTQFECSNLNLATQWISKKFQFEVSN
- a CDS encoding nucleotidyl transferase AbiEii/AbiGii toxin family protein, producing the protein MYDFSKQKAMLNATLLLLEEKGLKDVSTLGGGTALAAYYWNHRYSTDIDIFIYADVDKKHLLKESSWSKEVKESMKNIGFTGDFRSHPIYSEIVIDEDCKIQFFDVIQKSKVPYTKVTLWNHGLLIDTVEEIIAKKIYYRAGNGNARDLFDIAIAFNKEPNILSKTTLKKEKIIVLFETVSNIYKNQELRDLYLEEIKQMNPNKKYKFLAVNTLEYLYGILENICGAYNLSYELTNEEYIEIENIVFLSLKK
- a CDS encoding DMT family transporter, which codes for MLSSALIGALSGAVAKILSDTMDPIEIVFYRNLLGVIIVLYSLKKVPVAIDMSKLNLLVLRGVFGTLAMLCYFYTIASIPLGEAVILNKTSPFFVTIFAYYLMKESISTSTILALFIGFLGVIFIIKPFGLEISFEHILGILGGFFAAAAYATIKKIKDIYDARIIMLSFMGIGVIIPLFILLFTSFVEFKIYTDPFVWALIAFMAVLSTASQWFLTRAYSLSAASIIGVISYTSIPFAVGFGLMLGDEIPDIYAISGIALIALGGILVGRKPRKKE
- a CDS encoding universal stress protein, with product MTYKKLFFPIGGGEELEDRLYGALLIAKHFAVDVDILQSRLETIVTMTDTMRLPTEIQNSIDEVLRSQYKEEDDEFKALLSKVINKVGIDKSLVNLKIKVGVRSSLVEQASKFCDLVIAAAPPSGIATATFETAVLKSGKSVLMFPRVMKKFSLDSIIIGWNNSPEASRSLTSSLDLLKAAKKVKIVSSKEYIKDETQMKDIQAYLSLHGVESTYEIVKTTRIPGQALLNAANDGNFDLIVAGAFGQKGLRELMFGGTTRYLLENSTLPVFLSH
- a CDS encoding MATE family efflux transporter, producing the protein MIWLLSWPVMLSNISQPLLGLVDIAVIGHLPDSRFLAAIAIGTTIFSFVYWSFGFLKMGTTGMIAQSVGANDGDANRTVLSQSIILALFISLLILLFQEVIIDVALNLLLSDEKVLPQALAYSSIRIYGAPAVLCSYVLLGWFVGNQNTKVLLILLVSTNLLNIVLDVIAVNVLNMQAEGLAIATVISEYFGLVLGAYFCRKMLLKVGGTVVFESLIKLNNYSKIIKVNRYLFVRTILLLISMSFFTAQGAKFGADTLAANAVLLSFVMLIAHVLDGFAHALEALSGKSIGAKDMENFFRLVISAACLSFLVALCFSVFFYFLGEEIIGALTSISQVQDIAIKYLPWLIILPILAAPSYLLDGVFIGATQVKVMQNAMLVSVILVYFPVWFFTQALENNGLWIAMLSLYIARGVTSVAGFIYITKKNKWF
- a CDS encoding transposase — encoded protein: MLLKIINKIALRDNVILHTYVLMDNHYHLLIETKKENLSSFMRVINSNYSQYFNKKYKRNCIKSGDSTPSV
- a CDS encoding GGDEF domain-containing protein, producing MRILLFVLLFINTLFSNIILDKNIDKKSNFILEKFYDSSKKLTIENIETKSFEKIPSQFTFGHEKGNIWFRFVIKNHSLYEDFILNFSEAYYHEMTLYKKVNNSWEKEKNGLILPFKQREVLNHNPTFHLKIKPNQIQTFYIKGNSKLTTSGEFEIYKKEYFNSIHGHSNDILYMFYLGAIFTITLINLFIYFRLKERVYLYYSGYTFFYTLWAAAYGGLILYTPVYQFFYKFLMVTPMFIMFLILFSSEFLNVKKHLPKLYKPLNIFGYIFGVLAILIVFSFEPWFEIMNTLASVLFLVLFSVAIYILRKNNDINTKYYLFAMSVYMVSMSLMSAMANGWIENSDINRYSFLFGSFFEILFFTLVLTNRFYIFQSEKFKIQNELLELKDKNEIILEKKIEDRTKNLTESNNKLSALVEERELLLKELKLLTITDPMTTLYNRRYFAEISKSIVALSKRKKENLSIIMIDIDKFKNVNDTYGHQFGDDVIISLSRILIESQRKSDIICRYGGEEFIILLPYTALDATAVVAEKIRILVESSRMTLPSNERFKFTISLGVAQVDIEKETNINDALKRADDGLYQAKNSGRNNVVVNALK